The following are from one region of the Rattus rattus isolate New Zealand chromosome 13, Rrattus_CSIRO_v1, whole genome shotgun sequence genome:
- the Cln8 gene encoding protein CLN8, which translates to MTPVSNHGVAESIFDLDYASWKIRSTLAVAGFVFYLGVFVVCHQLSSSLNATYRSLLAKEKVFWNLAATRAVFGVQSTAAGLWALLGDPVLYSNKALGQQNWCWFHITTATGFFFFENAAVHLSNLFFRTFDLFLVVHHLFAFLGFLGSAVNLRAGHYLAMTTLLLEMSTPFTCVSWMLLKAGWSHSLFWKVNQWLMIHMFHCRMILTYHMWWVCFQHWDALASSLYLPHLALFLFGLALLTVIINPYWTHKKTQQLLNPVDWNFAQPEAKGDRQERTNGQVPRKKRL; encoded by the exons ATGACTCCTGTGAGCAACCATGGCGTGGCGGAGAGCATTTTTGATCTGGACTATGCTTCCTGGAAGATTCGATCGACTCTAGCAGTAGCTGGCTTTGTCTTCTACCTGGGCGTCTTTGTGGTCTGCCACCAGCTTTCGTCCTCCCTGAATGCCACCTACCGCTCTCTGTTGGCCAAAGAGAAGGTCTTCTGGAACCTGGCTGCGACGCGCGCTGTCTTCGGCGTCCAGAGCACAGCCGCAGGCCTGTGGGCGCTGCTGGGAGACCCCGTGCtttactccaacaaggctctCGGGCAGCAGAACTGGTGCTGGTTCCACATCACCACTGCCACCGGATTCTTCTTCTTCGAGAATGCTGCCGTTCACCTGTCCAACCTGTTCTTCCGTACTTTTGACTTGTTTCTGGTCGTCCACCACCTCTTTGCCTTTCTCGGGTTCCTTGGGTCAGCGGTCAATCTCAGAGCTGGCCACTACCTAGCCATGACCACTTTGCTCCTAGAGATGAGCACGCCCTTCACCTGCGTTTCCTGGATGCTCCTGAAG GCTGGCTGGTCACACTCCCTGTTCTGGAAGGTGAACCAGTGGCTGATGATCCACATGTTTCACTGCAGAATGATCCTTACCTACCACATGTGGTGGGTGTGCTTCCAGCACTGGGACGCCCTCGCCAGCAGCCTGTACCTGCCCCACTTGGCGCTGTTCCTCTTCGGGCTGGCCCTGCTCACAGTCATCATTAACCCTTACTGGACACACAAGAAGACCCAGCAGCTTCTCAATCCCGTGGATTGGAACTTTGCACAGCCGGAAGCCAAGGGCGACCGGCAAGAAAGGACCAATGGCCAGGTGCCTCGGAAAAAGAGGCTGTAG